The genome window TCTTGAAATCAATTTATAATAAAATGACAAGTGAATCCTGAAAAACGCTTTATTGCTTCATGCAAGGAGCACATAATTGATACTTCTTGTAgaacactttaagtgcttttgcaaaccaaaaaaatatttttactaaaaGCGGTTTCAATCATCTTAAAAAAAGTTATAGGTGAATAACATACGCACAATAATCCCAAAGCCTATATGTTGTAGGACAACAAAAACAGAAGCATTTACCGTGTTTTTGGTAAgaggtttttgagaaaaaaaagtaCAATATTCATTAAGATTGATATAGAATACGTACAAATAGTAGGATAGGGTGCATATTTAATGGCTGAAAACAGAAGCATCTACGATGTACCCGAAGCCTGCATCTTGAAAAGAATTTGGAGTGCTTCTTATAAGAAACACCAACACATAATTAGTGTTTCTTGCATAATGCACTTTAAGTACTTTTGGAACTCAAAAACACTTCTCCATAAatactttcaatcattttaaaagagtTTCCAAACGAGCCTGAAATAGTTAGTTGTTAGCAGGAGGAAAGAAGCCTCAATGGTTTcccttggaaaaaaaaaatgttaaactaaCTAGTTCTTGGTGgttagacaaaaagaaaaaactagttCTTAGTGTAATGAAATTGTAAAAAGTTCCCAATAAGAATCATATTCACACTCCCTTTGTTGATAAACAATATTCGAAAGGAAAAGAGTTTTTAAAATCGATTCCATGAAAAAATAGGATGATGCTAAAGAGATCATTCACTTAAATTATATTATGTAGCAGGTTATGATTCGACTTCCTTTTTTAACCATTATAAATTGAAACTAATCATCGACAGTAACATCAtgtaatttataaaatatagcttaaaaaaataattccaTAATATTTTCCTAAAAAACGTGACTTTTCTCATCATTCATTTCATTTTCCGTAGTGTCAAACATTAAACAGTTCTCCTTAAACAAGGTCAAATTATGtcaatttctttctttgtcTCAAATATAGTAACGTTAAACGCCATAATTAATTTCCCAATCTCACCCAATCAATGCCAGCGATTACACAAGAGATCATGGGCCCAACCTTAAACTCAATCAATTAAtcccagatttttttttaatcccagATTTTAACCTAAAACAAAAGCAGTCACCAATCACCGCCCGCCgcctcctcctccgcctccgTAACTTTACACCCAAGTCCTCGCCATCACTCCGCTGGTGGACATGTGAGTCTTCGAACCTTCACAAAGCCCCACCCCACCCGAGATCGCTCCACGTGTCAGATCTGGTCCACCCCGAAACCgcctttttaatttctttacgttttttaatcatttaattactccaaaatttcaGTTACTCCCtctctcagagagagagagagagagagagagagactttaaACTGCTTTTTTGCTGCTTCTTCTTCGTCCTCCTTCtggaaaattaattaatcaattaattaattaaattaattgtttAATTAAAGTAACCGCTGGCGACTGGTACCATTGGCGATTCCTATATATTGGTCTTCTTTTCATGCTTTTGCTGCGGCACCCAAAGATCTTCACGCTTTCCAGCATTCCCaccacttcttcttcctcctctgccTCGTGTACTGCGCTGTCGTTTGACAGCCCTAATTCGCTTGCTTCCATGGCCAAGTGCATACTGGTCACCGGCGGTGCCGGTTACATCGGCAGCCACACCGTGCTTCAGCTTTTACTCGGCGGCTTCAAAACCGTCGTCGTTGATAATCTCGACAACTCCTCCGAAGTCGCCATTAACCGCGTCAGGGAACTCGCTCGTGAATTCGGCAAAAACCTCTCCTTCCACAAGGTttgggttttgaatttttgtgtttaattttgatAATCGGGTGATTGTTCGTTTAATTTGATCAGTTGTAGTTTCGAATTTTCAATTGGCAGAAACCGACACTCTGGGTTTTTGGACTGAATATTTATACCCAAGTTTCAGAAATTGGTATTTTAATTGGCTTggataaacaacaaaaatatatacaattGGGTTACTTCTAATTTTCTGTTTTGGTGGGTATTTTTGGAGAACTCTAATTCTGCTTTCTGGGTTtccaagtttgtgtttttatattTGAAAATTAGGGAAATTTAGGAAATTTCTTGATGTTTGTGCCTTAATATAACTGCTGCGAAAGTTATGCAGAACTGAGGTATCATATTAGACAGACATACTGTTTCATTGATTCATGGATGATCATGATTTATCATAACTCTGTTTCCAATTCCACCTGCAGATGGACCTCCGGGACAAAGCGGGACTCGATAATCTCTTTTGTTCAACACCGTAAGCATCTTCACCTAAAAGCGCCCCCAATCTTGACTTTGCCATCTAACTTATGGTGTTCCTGTTGTAACCTCCCTTGTTCATCTCTCCAAATTGCAGATTTGATGCTGTCATACACTTTGCTGGACTCAAAGCAGTTGGTGAAAGTGTTCAGAAACCATTGCTTTACTATAACAACAATTTAATTGGGACAATTACTCTGTTGGAAGTCATGGCTGCCCATGGATGCAAAAAGGTTCTCTCTTATGTTCCTTCAGCCTTGATATAATTTTGATTGCAAACACCTTGTTTATCATTTTCAAGTTCCCAAATTATATAGATGGTACTTCTTCGGAGAATATTTTAAATGCAGATTTTGGATGTATATGATCGTTCATTGACACGGGTTTCGCATACTTTGAATGTTTtcagcttgtgttctcatcttcaGCAACTGTTTATGGTTGGCCGAAGGTGGTCCCATGTACAGAGGACTTCCCACTTGCTGCAGCAAATCCTTATGGACGAACGAAGGTATAATACGGCCAGAATAATGTACATCTAGTTCAAAATGTCTGGTTAAGTTCTCAGTGAGAGCATCACTAGCAGTTTCTTTCTTCAGAAGATGTACCTTTTGTTCATCCCCTGTATATTTTTCTATGAGGTCTAATGAGGTTATCTTTCAGCTTTTCATTGAAGAAATTGCTCGAGATATTTACAGCTCAGACTCTGACTGGAAAATCATATTGCTGAGATATTTCAATCCAGTCGGTGCACATCCTAGTGGCCTTATTG of Malus sylvestris chromosome 6, drMalSylv7.2, whole genome shotgun sequence contains these proteins:
- the LOC126626730 gene encoding UDP-glucose 4-epimerase GEPI48-like; translation: MLLLRHPKIFTLSSIPTTSSSSSASCTALSFDSPNSLASMAKCILVTGGAGYIGSHTVLQLLLGGFKTVVVDNLDNSSEVAINRVRELAREFGKNLSFHKMDLRDKAGLDNLFCSTPFDAVIHFAGLKAVGESVQKPLLYYNNNLIGTITLLEVMAAHGCKKLVFSSSATVYGWPKVVPCTEDFPLAAANPYGRTKLFIEEIARDIYSSDSDWKIILLRYFNPVGAHPSGLIGEDPRGIPNNLMPFVQQVAVGRRPAVTVFGTDYNTKDGTGVRDYIHVCDLADGHIAALHKLDEDTMGCEVYNLGTGKGTSVLEMVAAFEKASRKKLPVLTSGRRPGDAEVVYASTEKAERELNWKAKYSIDDMCRDQWNWASKNPYGYETSD